One Tenebrio molitor chromosome 2, icTenMoli1.1, whole genome shotgun sequence genomic region harbors:
- the LOC138122623 gene encoding golgin subfamily A member 6-like protein 22: protein MKKSDSESERDEDHKRKREEGRESEERINPFRKSKKVERSPVKKAMDEEMKKMLEKIMEDVGEIKEENRKMSRELEQLKSMMREKEEKWEREKMELKEKMTKLEEKMEEQEKRVRKKNIVVTGLDEEECENEKKLEKWMKAELEVEVRVKEMYKINGGKMIVAELESWGEKRKVMENKRKLREKKGKRVYIEDDMTKKERDTQKKLRTLAKEEREKGLRVKVGYKKIWIEGKGFRRDEENGKLHTANF, encoded by the coding sequence atgaaaaaaagtgataGTGAAAGCGAGAGAGACGAAGATCATAAAAGGAAAAGAGAAGAAGGACGAGAATCAGAAGAGAGGATTAACCCATTTcggaaaagtaaaaaagtggAAAGATCACCTGTTAAAAAGGCAATGGATGAGGAAATGAAaaagatgttggaaaaaattatggaGGATGTAGGGGAGATAAAGGAAGAGAATCGGAAGATGAGCCGGGAATTGGAACAACTGAAAAGTATGATGCGtgaaaaggaagaaaaatgGGAAAGAGAAAAGAtggaattaaaagaaaaaatgacaaaattggAGGAGAAAATGGAAGAGCAGGAAAAAAGAGtgagaaaaaagaatattgtCGTAACGGGACTGGATGAAGAGGAATGTGAGAACGAGAAGAAACTGGAAAAATGGATGAAGGCAGAATTAGAGGTTGAAGTAAGGGTGAAAGagatgtataaaataaatggaggaaaaatgattgtggcagAACTTGAGAGCTGGGGGGAAAAACGGAAAGTTATGGAAAATAAAAGGAAactaagagaaaaaaaaggaaagagaGTGTACATAGAAGATGATATGACAAAAAAGGAGAGAGACACACAGAAGAAATTAAGAACGCTAGCCAAAGAAGAGCGAGAAAAAGGACTGCGGGTGAAAGTGGGTTATAAAAAGATATGGATAGAGGGAAAAGGTTTTAGGAGGGATGAAGAAAACGGGAAGTTACATACagcaaatttttga